From a single Myxocyprinus asiaticus isolate MX2 ecotype Aquarium Trade chromosome 47, UBuf_Myxa_2, whole genome shotgun sequence genomic region:
- the LOC127436615 gene encoding B-cell receptor CD22-like, which yields MGVAEKIFFGLFLPGVWCNNWFIRLPEKIEALSGSCVHIECEFEIEEKYDQDLTESAAGLWFKYNLNNPNNLVFNSKNPSEKHFRGKITGKLQGKNCTTIFYDVSSNHNGKYYFRIEGNGGLKYTYHTPFVTINVIESPHNPTVKLYVDQKEVQSQQEVLEGSSVSLSCSAETLCSSPPATLTWSSTPRLPFSLEEQQSQTELISHLNFTATHLQHTITFTCTVTYQLQNDNKTAQESLMLHVQYSPKNTSVSVFPSDPVLEGSSVTLNCSSDANPAVIIYTWYRDNGGELEQLLRQTGDTLIFNKIISTHRGWYYCRAQNKYGTQNSSVLLDVQYSPKNTSVSMFPSDPVLEGSSVTLTCSCDANPAVINYTWYRDNGGELEQLIRQTGDTLIFNKIISTQRGWYYCRAQNKYGTQNSTVLLDVQYVPQISISSSCNRTDISCVCWCEVDGNPSPKLEWHLSGCPVTNSINMSISEERLSSTVLRSFITLHHSLTHTTSLLCVTTNTHGTAKKLFQLQQTASFQTDFPSLMIGAAVGATVMAILCIIAHLYKKWICKTRREDETGLVLTDGAVSQENDGESLYANKAMLSPVGAATMNHTETLHYSSIDFRNTKQESAEIRGVSSLTADYAVIRYGQTMAHGEAKIRGDTKYGFTT from the exons ATGGGTGTAGCTGAGAAAATCTTTTTTGGCCTTTTCTTACCAG gtGTTTGGTGTAATAATTGGTTCATCCGTCTGCCAGAGAAGATTGAAGCTTTAAGTGGATCCTGTGTGCACATAGAGTGTGAATTTGAGATTGAAGAAAAATATGACCAAGACCTTACTGAGAGTGCTGCTGGACTATGGTTTAAATATAATCTTAATAATCCTAATAATCTTGTGTTTAACTCCAAAAATCCCAGTGAAAAACACTTTAGAGGGAAAATAACTGGAAAATTACAAGGGAAGAACTGCACCACTATCTTTTATGACGTTAGTTCAAATCACAATGGAAAATATTACTTCAGGATTGAGGGTAATGGTGGACTGAAATATACCTATCATACACCCTTTGTCACTATAAACGTCATTG AATCTCCTCATAACCCCACAGTGAAGTTGTATGTGGATCAGAAGGAGGTGCAGAGTCAGCAGGAGGTGTTGGAGGGGAGCTCTGTGAGTCTGTCCTGCTCTGCTGAGACTCTCTGCTCCTCTCCTCCAGCAACTCTCACATGGAGCTCCACTCCCAGACTCCCCTTCAGTCTAGAGGAGCAGCAGAGTCAAACTGAACTCATCTCTCATCTCAACTTCACTGCTACTCACCTTCAACACACAATCACTTTCACCTGCACTGTCACCTACCAGCTACAGAATGACAACAAAACAGCACAGGAGTCCCTAATGCTACATGTTCAGT ACTCCCCTAAAAACACATCAGTGTCTGTGTTTCCCTCTGACCCTGTGTTGGAGGGCAGTTCAGTGACTCTGAACTGCAGCAGTGATGCAAATCCAGCAGTGATCATCTACACCTGGTACAGAGATAATGGAGGAGAGTTGGAGCAGCTGTTACGACAGACTGGAGACACTCTCATCTTCAATAAGATCATCTCAACACACAGAGGCTGGTACTACTGTAGAGCTCAGAACAAATATGGCACCCAAAACTCATCAGTGCTGCTGGATGTTCAGT ATTCTCCTAAAAACACATCAGTGTCTATGTTTCCCTCTGACCCTGTGTTGGAGGGCAGTTCAGTGACTCTTACCTGCAGCTGTGATGCAAATCCAGCAGTGATCAACTACACCTGGTACAGAGATAATGGAGGAGAGTTGGAGCAGCTGATACGGCAGACTGGAGACACTCTCATCTTCAATAAGATCATCTCAACACAGAGAGGCTGGTACTACTGTAGAGCTCAGAACAAATATGGCACCCAAAACTCAACAGTGCTGCTTGATGTTCAGT ATGTTCCCCAAATCTCCATTTCTTCCAGCTGTAACAGAACTGATATAtcttgtgtgtgttggtgtgaggTTGATGGGAATCCCTCTCCTAAACTAGAGTGGCATCTGTCTGGATGTCCTGTCACTAACTCTATAAACATGTCCATCAGTGAAGAGCGATTGAGCAGCACAGTCTTGAGGAGCTTCATCACTCTACatcactcgctcacacacacaaccAGTCTGTTGTGTGTCACCACAAACACTCATGGCACTGCCAAAAAACTGTTTCAACTGCAACAGACTGCAT CGTTTCAAACGGACTTTCCCTCCCTGATGATTGGAGCTGCTGTAGGGGCTACAGTTATGGCAATCTTATGTATCATAGCACACCTGTACAA aaaatGGATCTGCAAGACTAGACGGGAAGACGAAACAGGACTTGTTCTGACTGATGGG GCTGTTTCACAGGAGAATGATGGGGAGTCTCTTTATGCCAATAAAGCAATGCTGTCACCTGTTGGAGCCGCCACTATGAATCATACAGAAACACTTCATTATTCCTCCATTGACTTCAGAAATACCAAACAGGAGTCAGCAGAAATCAGGGGCGTCTCCTCACTTACTGCCGACTATGCCGTGATCCGATATGGTCAAACAATGGCACACGGTGAGGCAAAGATCAGAGGAGATACAAAATATGGATTTACCACCTAA
- the LOC127436616 gene encoding myelin-associated glycoprotein-like: MLSEVSRPFAFVQQLRNACRRWVLAEETSDIGGIIVLVVLEQFIGKLPIGTMEWDQCHQSASLDEAVQLAEDHLAAYPGAGGGSCHHWCGREVWASQLELRGAGTRPRTVPSDGGGDGVWCNVWFISLPEKIEALNGCSVIIKCTFEINNTLDKDLTESATGVWYKDGHDKEKIAFNSSIANPNPIIRGNLSGKLHEKNCTTIFYDVSSNHNGKYYFRIEGNGGLKYTYTTASVAINVIESPHNLTVKLYVYQKEVQSQQEVLEGSSVSLSCSAETLCSSPPATLTWSSTPRLPFSLQEQQNQTELISHLNFTATHLQHTITFTCTVTYQLQDDNKTAHSNLTLHVTYAPKIPLSSSCNRTDVTMCLCEVDGNPSPKLVWHLSGRPVSNSTNSSINEERLSSTVLRSFITLHHSLTHTSTVQCVTTNTHGNDSKEFQLKAVSKDEKESVYANKEMLSPGGATTLNCPESLHYSSIDVTKTNPESEKFRGISFTQH, encoded by the exons ATGCTGAGCGAAGtcagccgcccgtttgcctttgttCAACAGCTCCGCAACGCGTGCCGGCGGTGGGTGCTGGCTGAGGAGACCAGCGACATCGGGGGCATCATTGTTCTCGTGGTACTTGAACAATTCATCGGCAAACTACCGATAGGAACTATGGAGTGGGACCAGTGCCACCAATCGGCAtcgctggatgaagcagtgcagttggcggaggaccatttagCAGCGTACCCAGGGGCTG gtgggggaagctgTCACCACTGGTGTGGCCGTGAGGTTTGGGCCAGTcagttggagttgcggggagccgggACACGTCCGCGAACAGtgcccagtgatggaggtggggacg GTGTTTGGTGTAATGTTTGGTTCATCAGTCTTCCAGAGAAGATTGAAGCTCTGAATGGATGTAGTGTGATCATTAAGTGTACATTTGAGATCAATAACACACTTGACAAAGACCTCACTGAGAGTGCTACAGGAGTGTGGTATAAAGATGGACATGACAAGGAGAAAATAGCATTTAACTCTAGTATAGCGAATCCCAATCCCATTATTAGAGGAAATTTATCTGGAAAATTACATGAGAAGAACTGCACCACTATCTTTTATGACGTTAGTTCAAATCACAATGGAAAATATTACTTCAGGATTGAGGGTAATGGTGGACTGAAATATACCTACACAACAGCCTCTGTTGCTATAAATGTCATTG AATCTCCTCATAACCTCACAGTGAAGTTGTATGTGTATCAGAAGGAGGTGCAGAGTCAGCAGGAGGTGTTGGAGGGGAGCTCTGTGAGTCTGTCCTGCTCTGCTGAGACTCTCTGCTCCTCTCCTCCAGCAACTCTCACATGGAGCTCCACTCCCAGACTCCCCTTCAGTCTACAGGAGCAGCAGAATCAAACTGAACTCATCTCTCATCTCAACTTCACTGCTACTCACCTTCAACACACAATCACTTTCACCTGCACTGTCACCTACCAGCTACAGGACGACAACAAAACAGCACACAGCAACCTCAcattacatgttacat ATGCACCCAAAATCCCTCTCTCGTCCAGCTGTAACAGAACTGATGTAaccatgtgtttgtgtgaggttGATGGGAATCCCTCTCCTAAACTGGTGTGGCATCTGTCTGGACGTCCTGTCTCTAACTCTACAAACTCATCCATCAATGAAGAGCGATTGAGCAGCACAGTCTTGAGGAGCTTCATCACTCTacatcactcactcacacacacatccactgTGCAGTGTGTCACCACCAACACTCATGGCAATGACAGCAAAGAGTTTCAACTGAAG GCTGTTTCAAAGGATGAGAAGGAGTCTGTTTATGCCAATAAAGAAATGCTGTCACCTGGTGGAGCCACCACACTGAATTGTCCAGAATCCCTGCATTATTCCTCCATTGATGTCACAAAGACCAATCCAGAGTCAGAAAAGTTCAGGGGCATCTCCTTTACTCAACACTGA